A section of the Citrus sinensis cultivar Valencia sweet orange chromosome 8, DVS_A1.0, whole genome shotgun sequence genome encodes:
- the LOC102609694 gene encoding uncharacterized protein LOC102609694 has translation MKHPHFSSSSSLTKEEDQTNNMNDNVIKNSSPSSSVRRIHAEKNKANGTSDLCLHGSILESREMHVKDENNNEDLLHKDQGGGGRERLKRHREEVAGRVLIPDTWGQEGLLKNWIDCSAFEALMVPNKIASARKALVADNRGSTRASSTTTSLQQLRIESRC, from the coding sequence ATGAAGCATCCCCACTTCTCATCATCGTCATCACTCACCAAAGAAGAAGATCAAACCAATAACATGAATGATAAcgttataaaaaattcttcaccATCTTCTTCTGTTCGACGAATCCATGCAGAAAAGAACAAGGCGAATGGCACGTCTGATCTTTGTTTGCATGGCTCAATCTTGGAGTCCAGAGAGATGCACGTGAAAGACGAGAATAATAATGAAGACTTATTACATAAAGACCAAGGTGGTGGTGGACGTGAGAGGCTGAAGAGGCACCGAGAAGAGGTGGCGGGTCGGGTTTTGATACCGGATACATGGGGTCAAGAGGGTCTGCTTAAGAATTGGATTGATTGTTCAGCTTTCGAGGCTTTAATGGTTCCTAATAAAATTGCTTCTGCTCGCAAAGCACTTGTTGCTGATAATAGGGGTAGCACTAGAGCCAGTAGCACTACTACTTCTCTTCAGCAACTGAGGATAGAAAGTAGgtgttaa